A portion of the Patescibacteria group bacterium genome contains these proteins:
- a CDS encoding ribonuclease HII, with the protein MKLKRGSEAYYIGVDEVGRGPVAGVVTVCAVAVPKGKNKAWLRGIKDSKKLTKQQREEWFEKTIEKRNNRTIYFAVSSVGVRYIDVSGITKALRIAVGRSLNKLRIKPRECHVFLDGLLYAPSKFKNQKTIVKGDEKKSIIALASIIAKVYRDRKMVRLSKLYPHYGFDVHKGYGTTAHYKSIKKYGICEIHRKSFLKLTNGR; encoded by the coding sequence ATGAAGCTCAAACGTGGAAGCGAAGCATACTATATAGGAGTTGATGAGGTGGGAAGGGGCCCCGTCGCTGGTGTTGTTACGGTTTGTGCTGTGGCGGTTCCAAAAGGAAAAAATAAAGCGTGGTTGAGAGGGATAAAAGATTCAAAAAAATTGACCAAACAGCAGAGAGAAGAATGGTTCGAGAAAACAATTGAGAAAAGAAATAATAGGACTATATATTTTGCGGTATCAAGTGTGGGGGTGAGGTATATAGATGTATCGGGTATAACGAAAGCTCTACGCATTGCAGTGGGGCGGTCACTTAATAAACTGAGGATCAAGCCCAGAGAGTGCCATGTGTTTTTGGACGGACTTTTGTATGCGCCGAGTAAATTTAAAAATCAAAAAACCATAGTAAAAGGAGATGAAAAAAAATCAATAATAGCGCTTGCTTCTATTATTGCCAAAGTGTATCGTGATAGAAAAATGGTGCGCTTAAGTAAATTGTATCCACATTATGGATTTGATGTGCATAAAGGATATGGCACCACGGCGCATTATAAAAGTATTAAGAAATATGGGATCTGTGAAATACATAGAAAAAGCTTCTTGAAATTGACAAACGGTCGTTAA
- the rpmF gene encoding 50S ribosomal protein L32, translated as MSVRMRHTKAHTANRRSHHGLVEPRLSLCSNCGGSHMRHKVCENCGQYRGRIVIDVAAKLAKKEKKAKVTASVKDGAASGGKKTATAKETTSTQKEKK; from the coding sequence ATGTCAGTGAGAATGCGACACACAAAAGCGCACACCGCAAATAGGCGGTCACATCACGGCCTTGTAGAGCCACGTCTTTCGTTGTGCTCAAATTGTGGTGGTAGCCACATGAGACACAAAGTGTGTGAAAACTGTGGGCAATATCGTGGGAGAATTGTTATCGATGTTGCTGCAAAACTGGCTAAGAAGGAAAAGAAAGCTAAAGTGACAGCTTCCGTAAAAGACGGAGCCGCTTCAGGAGGGAAAAAAACTGCAACTGCAAAAGAAACCACATCAACTCAAAAAGAAAAAAAATAA